A window of the Eubalaena glacialis isolate mEubGla1 chromosome 9, mEubGla1.1.hap2.+ XY, whole genome shotgun sequence genome harbors these coding sequences:
- the SPMIP6 gene encoding sperm microtubule inner protein 6, with translation MFLFSHKTKTPISTYSDSYRAPTSIKEVYKDPPLWAWEANRFVTPGLTQTVQRHVDPEALQKMVKCAVQDYSYKSSIPGHPYLPEKYWLSQEEDKRNPNHLCGNRYNTWRMGPYNCTGWNKCASYLPRLPKEAGMETVVRGMPLVYPPKPERLNAYGNGWWDSGGKWVGQKDGGMETREREVVVNMLNSLSRKQPLPQITPRCGCVDPLPGRLPFQGYESGCSGRHYCLRGMDYCVAGPPCTERRLRLLRTERPTARTVLPCKHRPGMQCAVITPPPSYYPCPNLRWDTSHFKKTGGPQRNNYVVHPEFVSETYPDYHCR, from the exons ATGTTCCTCTTTTCCCATAAGACCAAGACCCCCATCAGCACCTACAGTGACTCCTACAGGGCTCCTACCTCCATCAAGGAGGTCTATAAGGACCCACCTCTGTGGGCCTGGGAAGCCAACAGGTTTGTGACTCCG GGCCTGACTCAGACTGTGCAGCGCCACGTGGATCCTGAAGCCCTGCAGAAGATGGTCAAGTGTGCTGTGCAGGACTACAGCTATAAGAGTTCCATACCAGGTCACCCCTACTTGCCTGAGAAATACTGGCTCTCTCAAGAGGAAG ACAAACGCAACCCAAACCACCTGTGCGGTAACCGGTATAATACATGGAGGATGGGACCTTACAACTGTACGGGCTGGAACAAATGTGCCTCATACCTTCCCCGGCTGCCTAAG GAGGCCGGGATGGAGACAGTAGTTCGAGGAATGCCCTTGGTGTACCCTCCTAAGCCGGAGCGACTCAACGCCTACGGTAACGGATGGTGGGACAGTGGAGGGAAATGGGTAGGCCAGAAGGACGGAGGGATGGAGACCCGAG AGCGCGAGGTAGTGGTGAACATGCTGAACTCGCTGTCACGGAAGCAGCCGCTGCCGCAGATCACGCCCCGCTGCGGGTGTGTGGACCCGCTACCGGGCCGCCTGCCCTTCCAGGGTTATGAAAGCGGTTGCTCGGGCCGCCACTACTGTCTGCGCGGCATGGACTACTGCGTCGCCGGGCCACCCTGCACCGAACGTCGCCTGCGGCTTTTGCGCACAGAGCGGCCGACTGCAAG GACTGTATTGCCCTGCAAGCACCGGCCGGGAATGCAATGTGCTGTTATAACTCCCCCGCCGTCATACTACCCTTGTCCGAACCTCAG ATGGGACACAAGTCACTTCAAGAAGACCGGTGGCCCCCAGAGAAACAACTATGTCGTCCACCCTGAGTTTGTGTCCGAGACCTATCCTGACTACCACTGCCGGTAG